One window of the Candidatus Zixiibacteriota bacterium genome contains the following:
- a CDS encoding conserved hypothetical protein (Evidence 4 : Unknown function but conserved in other organisms) produces MLRMEGETLNLLQKWADEELRSLNGQIEYILRDALRKSGRMRRPEKENEKPGE; encoded by the coding sequence TTGCTGAGGATGGAGGGGGAGACTCTTAATCTCCTTCAGAAGTGGGCCGACGAGGAACTTCGCTCCCTCAACGGACAAATTGAATATATATTAAGGGACGCTTTGCGTAAGAGCGGACGGATGCGCCGGCCCGAAAAGGAAAATGAGAAACCGGGAGAGTAA
- the fusA gene encoding protein chain elongation factor EF-G, GTP-binding (Evidence 2a : Function from experimental evidences in other organisms; PubMedId : 1398129, 6322136, 6989816, 7011903, 7016587, 7042386, 9298646; Product type f : factor), with protein MDQATIQKIRNIGIVAHIDAGKTTTTERILFFTGMIHKMGEVHDGQAVMDFMKQEQERGITISSAAITTRWREHQINIIDTPGHIDFTLEVERSLRVLDGIVMLFCAVGGVEPQSETVWHQADRYKVPRIAFVNKMDRQGADFFHTIEMMNNILEANAVAFQLPIGQEENFGGIIDLVTMTAVKYEGLDEKPSEIPADLYGKAVQMRDELVAKLAEFDEVLMEKYLNEQSITVEEIYHAARHAVLSNLITPVFCGASFKNKGIGALMDAIVEYLPSPIDRGIIAGTDPKDSDIVLSRKPTTRSPFSALAFKIITDAYVGQQTFIRVYSGELKAGSYIYNSSKGERERIGRIMRIKANSREELSEIKAGDIGALIGMKYTTTGDTLCDEEHPIHLENIHYPDTVLDLRIEPATVKDREKLFMALGKVALEDPSFKTRYDDETEETIISGMGELHLEIIVDRLKNDHQVDVVVGEPAVAFRETITREAESEYKYKKQTGGKGQYAHIEFLISPNNGGGVQFVDRVKGGNIPKEYIPAIEKGFLQTVEEGLLAGFPLTGIKFVLLDGSHHEVDSSEMAFRICTMQALREIAPKAAPHLLEPIMKIEVNTPDEYMGDIIGDITRRRGKILNMRRHRKGSQKLNGTVPLMEMFGYASSLRTLSSGRANYSMEFLEYASLPREIEEKVITDRLEKKKKQ; from the coding sequence TTGGACCAGGCGACCATACAGAAGATCAGGAATATCGGGATCGTGGCGCATATCGATGCCGGCAAAACCACCACGACCGAGCGGATTCTCTTTTTCACCGGCATGATTCACAAGATGGGTGAAGTGCATGACGGTCAGGCCGTGATGGATTTCATGAAGCAGGAGCAGGAACGGGGGATCACGATCTCGTCGGCGGCCATCACCACCCGCTGGCGGGAACATCAGATAAATATCATAGATACTCCCGGTCATATCGATTTCACACTGGAAGTGGAACGGTCGTTGCGGGTTCTTGACGGCATAGTCATGCTTTTCTGCGCGGTCGGCGGGGTGGAGCCGCAGAGCGAGACGGTCTGGCACCAGGCCGACCGGTACAAGGTCCCCCGGATCGCGTTTGTCAACAAGATGGATCGCCAGGGAGCCGATTTCTTTCATACGATCGAAATGATGAACAATATTCTCGAAGCCAACGCGGTCGCGTTTCAACTGCCGATCGGGCAGGAGGAAAATTTCGGGGGGATAATCGATCTGGTGACCATGACGGCGGTCAAATACGAAGGGCTGGACGAAAAGCCGTCGGAAATCCCGGCGGATTTATATGGCAAAGCGGTCCAGATGCGGGACGAATTGGTGGCCAAACTGGCCGAATTCGACGAAGTCTTGATGGAGAAGTATCTTAATGAGCAGAGCATCACGGTCGAAGAGATCTATCATGCCGCCCGTCACGCCGTATTGAGCAACTTGATTACACCGGTTTTCTGCGGGGCATCGTTCAAGAATAAAGGCATCGGGGCCCTCATGGATGCCATTGTCGAGTACCTTCCCTCGCCAATCGACCGCGGCATAATTGCGGGGACCGATCCCAAGGATTCTGATATAGTTCTATCGCGGAAACCGACGACAAGATCCCCCTTTTCGGCGTTGGCTTTTAAGATAATTACCGACGCCTATGTCGGCCAGCAGACCTTTATCCGGGTTTATTCGGGAGAACTCAAAGCAGGGAGTTATATTTATAATTCATCGAAGGGGGAACGGGAACGGATCGGCCGGATCATGCGGATCAAGGCCAATTCCCGGGAGGAGTTATCGGAAATCAAGGCCGGCGATATCGGGGCGCTGATTGGGATGAAGTACACCACGACCGGCGATACCCTGTGCGACGAGGAACATCCGATTCATCTGGAAAATATCCATTATCCCGATACGGTTCTCGATTTGCGGATCGAGCCGGCGACGGTCAAGGATCGGGAGAAACTGTTCATGGCACTGGGTAAGGTGGCCCTCGAGGACCCGTCGTTCAAGACCCGTTACGATGACGAGACCGAAGAGACCATTATCTCGGGGATGGGTGAGTTGCATCTGGAAATAATTGTCGATCGTCTGAAGAACGACCATCAGGTCGATGTGGTGGTCGGCGAACCGGCGGTGGCGTTCCGGGAGACGATCACGCGCGAGGCCGAGTCCGAGTATAAGTACAAGAAACAGACGGGCGGAAAAGGGCAGTACGCCCATATTGAGTTTTTGATATCACCGAATAACGGTGGGGGGGTGCAGTTTGTCGATCGGGTCAAAGGGGGAAACATTCCGAAAGAATATATTCCCGCGATCGAAAAAGGGTTCCTTCAGACGGTGGAGGAGGGGCTTCTGGCCGGTTTTCCGCTGACGGGGATAAAGTTCGTGCTTCTCGACGGGAGCCATCACGAGGTCGATTCGAGCGAAATGGCGTTCCGTATCTGCACCATGCAGGCCCTCAGGGAAATCGCCCCCAAAGCGGCGCCGCATCTTTTGGAGCCGATCATGAAAATCGAGGTCAATACGCCCGACGAGTACATGGGCGATATCATCGGCGACATCACGCGACGCCGGGGCAAGATTCTGAATATGCGCCGTCACCGCAAGGGCTCGCAGAAATTGAACGGGACGGTGCCGTTGATGGAGATGTTCGGTTATGCCTCGTCGCTTCGGACCCTGTCCAGCGGACGCGCCAACTATTCGATGGAATTTCTTGAATATGCGTCACTTCCACGGGAGATCGAGGAAAAAGTGATCACGGATCGTCTGGAGAAAAAGAAAAAGCAGTAA
- a CDS encoding conserved hypothetical protein (Evidence 4 : Unknown function but conserved in other organisms), which translates to MPNKLKRTVFLVHWKAEEAGEKAKLLKNAGHDVVYRPITPAILKAMKTDPPDAVVIDLSRVPSQGREIAVNLRQAKATRHIPIVFVEGETDKLARIKALLPDAEYTTWENIKESLDKAIKYPPANPVAMKTVFDAYIGTPLFKKLGIVGNMTVVLIDPPSDHKKILGRLPAGSTAVTKLKKQNEFVIWFVRSSINLRKFGDYSRVAAKTGRLWVAWPKKSSGIVSDLSQTAVRRAGLATGMVDCKICAIDDTWSALLFTWPKDK; encoded by the coding sequence ATGCCCAATAAGCTAAAGAGAACGGTTTTTCTGGTGCACTGGAAAGCGGAAGAAGCTGGCGAAAAGGCGAAACTTCTTAAGAATGCCGGGCATGATGTCGTTTATAGACCGATAACACCGGCGATTTTGAAAGCGATGAAAACCGATCCGCCCGATGCCGTGGTCATTGATCTCTCCCGGGTACCGTCGCAAGGCCGCGAGATTGCGGTCAATTTGAGGCAGGCCAAGGCGACGCGTCATATCCCGATTGTCTTTGTCGAGGGGGAAACAGACAAACTGGCCAGAATCAAGGCGCTTCTTCCCGACGCCGAATATACCACTTGGGAAAATATAAAGGAATCTCTGGATAAAGCGATCAAGTATCCCCCAGCCAATCCGGTGGCGATGAAGACGGTATTCGACGCCTATATTGGCACGCCGCTTTTCAAAAAACTCGGCATCGTGGGGAATATGACAGTTGTCCTGATTGATCCGCCGTCAGATCATAAAAAGATACTGGGAAGACTTCCGGCAGGGAGTACTGCCGTCACAAAACTAAAGAAGCAGAATGAATTCGTCATCTGGTTTGTCAGATCGTCCATAAACTTGAGAAAGTTCGGGGACTATTCCAGAGTTGCGGCGAAGACCGGGCGGTTATGGGTCGCCTGGCCGAAAAAATCGTCGGGAATCGTTTCAGATTTGTCCCAGACGGCGGTTCGCCGCGCCGGTCTGGCGACAGGGATGGTCGATTGCAAAATTTGCGCAATCGATGATACCTGGTCGGCGCTTCTATTTACCTGGCCGAAAGATAAATAG
- a CDS encoding conserved hypothetical protein (Evidence 4 : Unknown function but conserved in other organisms) → MFKEKIRDLANGWASFFILFVALLADIYWLIISPEDGKIVPGLIMLLLIFLLRGLFMVNPNEGRVLQLFGKYVGTTRMAGLRWGNPLYTKKKISLRVRNFETNRLKVNDVDGNPIEIAAIVVWKVIDTAEATFQVDNYENFVKIQSEAAVRNLATQHPYDSHSENRVSLRGHTVTISEQLKTEIHERLAQAGVEVIEARISHLAYAPEIAEAMLRRQQAGAVVAARQLIVEGAVGMVEMALEQLAQKHIIELDQERKAAMVSNLLVVLCGETSSQPVINTGTLYQ, encoded by the coding sequence ATGTTTAAAGAAAAGATTCGTGATCTGGCCAATGGCTGGGCGTCCTTCTTCATTCTGTTCGTGGCGCTTCTGGCTGATATTTACTGGCTGATTATTTCCCCTGAAGACGGCAAAATCGTGCCGGGATTGATAATGCTTCTGCTCATATTTCTTTTGCGGGGTCTGTTCATGGTTAATCCCAATGAGGGACGGGTTCTGCAGTTGTTCGGTAAATATGTCGGGACGACGCGGATGGCGGGACTTCGCTGGGGAAATCCGCTTTATACCAAGAAGAAGATATCGCTCCGGGTGCGGAATTTCGAGACCAACCGGCTGAAAGTGAATGATGTCGACGGCAACCCGATCGAGATCGCGGCGATCGTGGTCTGGAAGGTGATTGATACTGCCGAAGCGACCTTTCAAGTCGACAACTACGAGAATTTCGTGAAAATTCAGAGCGAAGCGGCGGTGCGTAATCTGGCCACGCAACATCCGTATGATTCCCACAGCGAGAACCGCGTGTCGCTTCGCGGACATACCGTAACGATTTCGGAGCAGTTGAAGACCGAGATTCACGAGCGTCTGGCGCAGGCCGGGGTGGAAGTAATCGAGGCGCGGATAAGTCATCTGGCCTATGCTCCGGAGATAGCCGAAGCGATGTTGCGCCGTCAGCAGGCAGGCGCGGTGGTGGCGGCCCGGCAGTTGATTGTGGAGGGAGCGGTCGGGATGGTGGAGATGGCGCTGGAGCAACTGGCCCAGAAACATATAATTGAACTGGATCAGGAACGGAAGGCGGCGATGGTTTCAAATCTTCTGGTGGTCCTGTGCGGGGAAACCTCCAGCCAGCCGGTCATTAACACCGGAACGTTGTATCAATAG
- a CDS encoding conserved hypothetical protein (Evidence 4 : Unknown function but conserved in other organisms), producing MTKKPQLKRTTATENRDLVRERHYATRGAFPEFLYHGAVVNILAGELYQAFPEYQFILQDSPSGAFKALGNCFPVNWDNSLSQLPDGGLEAMLQLAVQQYRDGTRPNILCAFQIIVPKELQGSGLSYEAVHAMLNIGREHKLTGLIAPVRPNRKAFHPEMPMEQYVHWKREDNLPADDWIRVHIRLGAELVRVCPRSFVVEGKISEWEEWTGMTFAESGDYPVPGALVPVHIDLDLNRGIYVEPNVWMYHRINI from the coding sequence ATGACGAAAAAGCCACAACTAAAACGTACCACCGCGACCGAAAATAGGGATTTAGTTCGGGAAAGGCATTATGCGACGAGGGGGGCCTTTCCGGAATTTTTGTATCATGGAGCGGTTGTCAATATTCTGGCGGGGGAGCTTTATCAGGCTTTCCCGGAATATCAATTCATATTACAGGATAGTCCCTCCGGTGCTTTTAAGGCGTTAGGGAACTGCTTTCCGGTCAATTGGGATAATTCGCTTTCGCAACTTCCCGACGGCGGGCTGGAGGCCATGCTTCAACTCGCGGTCCAACAATATCGGGATGGAACAAGACCGAATATTCTTTGCGCTTTTCAGATTATCGTACCAAAGGAGTTGCAGGGAAGCGGGTTAAGTTATGAGGCGGTGCATGCCATGTTGAATATCGGCCGTGAGCATAAACTGACCGGTTTGATAGCGCCGGTTCGTCCGAATCGCAAGGCTTTTCATCCCGAAATGCCGATGGAGCAATACGTGCATTGGAAGCGTGAGGACAATCTTCCGGCCGATGACTGGATTCGGGTGCATATACGGCTCGGGGCGGAATTAGTAAGAGTCTGCCCGCGCTCTTTTGTTGTCGAGGGAAAAATATCCGAATGGGAAGAATGGACCGGGATGACTTTCGCGGAAAGCGGAGATTATCCGGTACCGGGGGCGCTGGTTCCGGTGCATATTGATTTGGACTTGAATCGCGGGATATATGTTGAGCCGAATGTCTGGATGTATCACAGGATCAATATATAG
- a CDS encoding hypothetical protein (Evidence 5 : Unknown function) produces MADPKYKIYSGLIRTSISLLDNMIPVLMAFLITVLSSSVACSSAPQDSSHVSPKNAPADSLPNDGNIIPNPNQHRPDSTRPTIGSEPLNRHPIITSPSNVEASEEIPFRYKASYRNNGLQGISSRFESFPSWLTADHDSLFGIPGIGAADSSFVLIVSDGTTADTQHVAIQMMRPIVVYGDTRTGHDQHRQLVNLITNIRPLSVFHVGDLVADGNIPSDWDTLNAIIGNLRTLTEYYPALGNHEHQSPLFFANFDLPHNEEWYSVNRNHIHWIILNTCVAIAPGSEQYRWLEQDLASVPDSIKFIVPVFHHPPYSTGPHTEDEMGLRNTLVPLFQQYSKIGIVFIGHDHDYERSYCGGIYYIVTGGGGAPLRDQARTHPCSQLFLKTYEFCKVQVVDRTMYLKVFDINNNIIDRLDLPAR; encoded by the coding sequence ATGGCCGATCCCAAATACAAAATCTATTCCGGACTGATTCGAACTTCTATTTCTTTGTTGGACAACATGATACCTGTCTTGATGGCATTTCTTATCACGGTTCTGTCGTCCTCTGTCGCCTGCTCCTCGGCCCCTCAGGATTCCTCCCATGTCAGCCCCAAGAATGCCCCGGCCGATTCCCTTCCCAATGACGGCAATATCATTCCCAATCCCAATCAACACCGGCCCGACAGCACCCGCCCGACAATCGGTTCGGAGCCGTTGAATCGCCATCCGATAATTACATCACCTTCAAATGTTGAGGCGTCCGAAGAGATTCCGTTCCGATATAAGGCATCATACAGAAATAACGGCCTTCAAGGAATATCGAGCCGATTTGAGTCCTTCCCCTCCTGGCTGACCGCCGATCACGATTCTCTTTTCGGGATTCCGGGGATAGGCGCCGCCGACAGCAGTTTCGTGCTGATCGTTTCCGATGGAACGACCGCCGATACTCAGCATGTTGCCATTCAAATGATGCGACCGATAGTCGTCTATGGCGACACCCGCACCGGCCACGACCAGCATCGCCAACTGGTGAATCTCATAACTAATATTCGTCCCCTGTCCGTCTTTCATGTCGGGGATCTCGTCGCCGACGGCAATATTCCGAGCGATTGGGACACGCTCAATGCCATTATCGGCAATCTCCGCACCCTCACCGAATATTACCCGGCGCTGGGGAATCACGAACACCAGTCACCCCTGTTTTTCGCCAATTTCGATTTGCCCCATAATGAAGAGTGGTACTCGGTCAATCGCAATCATATCCATTGGATAATTCTGAACACCTGCGTGGCCATCGCCCCCGGTTCCGAACAGTACCGATGGCTCGAACAGGATCTGGCCTCAGTCCCGGACTCGATTAAATTCATTGTCCCCGTCTTTCACCACCCGCCGTACAGCACCGGTCCGCATACCGAAGATGAAATGGGGCTCCGCAACACTCTGGTCCCTCTATTTCAGCAGTACAGTAAAATCGGCATCGTCTTCATCGGCCACGACCATGACTATGAGCGTTCTTATTGCGGCGGCATTTATTATATCGTCACCGGCGGCGGCGGCGCCCCGCTTCGGGATCAGGCTCGCACCCATCCCTGCAGCCAGTTGTTTCTCAAAACTTATGAATTCTGCAAAGTTCAGGTGGTGGATAGGACAATGTATCTGAAGGTCTTTGATATAAATAATAATATCATCGACCGGCTGGATCTGCCCGCTCGATAA